Part of the Limisphaerales bacterium genome, TAGCCTCATTGCATTCAGCGGTGTCATCACCGCGCTGACCATCCAGCAACTCGGCGGCAGTGATCCCTCCTTAACGCATTTTCTGCTCGGCAGCGCCGCGGGCATCCTGGCCTGCGCCGCCATCGGCTTCGGCACCGGCGGCTTAGTCACGCTGTTTAACATCCCCGCGTTCATCGTCACCCTTGGCGTCATGTTTATTGCGAAAGGCTTGGCGTTCATCTTTTCTGAATCCGCGCCCGTCCCCATCGAAGGCAGCTTCGCTTGGCTGGGGCGCGGCGCTGATTTTCTCGGCTTGCCAAACTCTGTCGTGCTCATGCTGTTACTCTACGCCATCGCGCACGTGGTGATGACGCACACCTCTATCGGCCGTTACATCTACGCCGTAGGCGGCAATCCCGAGGCAGCGCGGCTTTCCGGCGTGCCGGTGAAGTGGGTGCTCGTGTTGGTCTACACCCTATGCGGATTGCTCGCCGGCTTGGGTGGCGTGATGGAAGCCTCGCTGCACACTACCGGCGATCCCAAGAGCGGCACGCTGGTGGAGCTGCAGGTCATCGCCGCTGTAGTCGTCGGCGGTACGAGCTTGGCCGGCGGGCAGGGGAAAATTTTCGGCACGCTCGTCGGCGCGCTCATCATCGGCGTCATTCGCAACGGCATGAACCTCACCGGCGTGGAATCCCACATGCAAAACGTCGTGTACGGCGTGGTCATCCTCATCGCCGTGATGGTGGACCAACTGAAAAACCGCGGCCTGAAAACCGCCGGTTAAACCAAGTCCCCGCGCAACATGGTCACCGCTTGGCCGCGCAGTTTCACGCGATCGCCAGCCAGTTCCATGTCCACCACACCGCCGCGACGTGAAGCTTGGTAGGCGGTCATGTTGGCTTTGCTGAGTTGTTCCGCCCAGTAGGGAGCGAGAGCGCAATGCGCGGAGCCGGTGACGGGATCTTCGTTGATGCCCGCGGCGGGGGCGAAGAAGCGAGAGAGGAAATCATATTGATCATCCGCGCTGCGCGTGGTGACGATGAACCCGCGCACGGGCAGTTCGCTCAGGGCGGCGAAGTCCGGCGATAATTCGTGCAGTTCCTCTTCATCGGTCAATTCCACGAACAGGTCAAACGGCGTGCGCCCGACGTAGCGCGGTACGCTACCGAGCAGATCGGACAAGCCCGGTGGTGGCTCGATGGGTTCAGGCGGCGTGGCGGGGAAATCCATCTCAATCCAATTGCCGGCCCGCGTGGCGGTAAGCACTCCACTGCGGGTGTGAAACCGGGCGGGTTCATTCCCGGGCAACCGCTCCGTTTCCCACAGTACATGGGCGCTGGCGAGCGTGGCATGGCCGCATAAATCCACTTCGGTGACGGGCGTGAACCACCGCAGATCAAACCCGTCCTTCCGCGGCACGAGGAACGCCGTTTCGGACAGGTTCATCTCGGCTGCGACCGACTGCATCCAGCCAGCGTTCCCTGAAGTTTCCAGCAGGCACACTGCCGCGGGATTACCGGTGAACGGCCCGGACGCAAAGGCATCGACGATGTAAAGGGGAACGCTCAAGGACCCAATAATAGAGTGGGAAGACTGGTAAACCAACCGTTAACAGGGATCATCGTGATTATTCCTGTTCCATTACTCATACCGCAACGCCGCCACGGGATCGAGCCGTGACGCACGCCATGCGGGGTATACGCCCGCGGCGAGGCCGAGCAGCGTGGTGAAGAGGAGCAGTGCGGGAAAGAGCCAGCCAGGCATTACAAATAAATCCGCCGAGCCAATGATGTGGCTCCATTTGTAATGTGAAAAGGTGTTGCCGACTTGGGCCATTGCCCAACCGAATAGGCCGCCGAGCAATCCGCCGAGCAACCCGATGGCGGCGGCCTCGCAGGCGAACATTTTCAGGATGTGCGCACGCGTGGCGCCGAGTGCTTGCAGCACGCCGATCTCGCGCTTGCGCTCCACCACAGCCATCAGCAGCGTATTGACGATGGAAAACGTGGCGACAAAAAACGCGATGCTGCCGAAGAGGATCATGATGTTTTGCAGCGTGGCAAAGAACTCGTGAAGTTTGCCGATGAGATCCTCCATCGTGTGCGCGCGGAACCCCAATTCCTTCACGGCGGCTTTCACGCGCGGCACGTCTTCCTTGCTTTTGGCCAGCAGCACCATCCCCATGCCCCAGTTTTTTTCAGTGTACATTTCTTCGTTATTAAATAGCACACGGCCCATTTGCATCGCGAAACCGTCGGGGACATAGACGATGTTGGTGAGTAAACCTTTTTTGGAAATGCCCACCACTTTGGCGCGGAACTCCACCGGCTCGCCTTCGGGTTCGGCCATTGCCTTGAGTTCCTCAGAGTTGGCGAGGTCGCGCAGCAGAAAAAACAGGTTGAATACCATCCGTACGCGGTTCTTGGGAGGGTCTTTCAACAGCGTGGCGATGCGCTGAATTTTTTCCAGTGCAGACGAATCCAATCCGCCGCGTCCTACCAGCGCAAACATGGGATGTTCCGTCACGCGGATGGTTACCATGCGGCCCATCAATTGGCCGGGGCGTTCGAACCCCATCGACTCCAGATACGCCTCGGAGATGATGCACTCCCGCGCGTCGATGGACGAAAAGCCCGGGCCGCTAGAAAGCACTTGCGCGCCGGCATCGATCCACGGCACGACGATGGTGTCAAACTCCCTCGCGTCGTCGTCGAGTTGCACCGAGCGCGCCAGCACAAACACCTTGGGTTGCACGCGTTCCACGCCGTCGATCTGGCGCATTTGCTCCACCGTTTCATTGTCGATAGTTTGAATTTTCAGTGTGCCAAAAAATTCGTCCTTCTTGTCCTCTTTAATTTCCTGCGGCGCTTTGCCGATGTTTTTGAACATACCGCGGGCGGCGCGATTGGGGCTGCCGCCTTTCTTGGGCCACGCCTCCACCGTGAGCGGGTTGGTCACCGCACGCACTTGTTGATCGAGAAAAAACGAAAGGCCGTGCCCCAGCGAAACCGTGGTCACCACCGCCAGCGCGCCGATAATCACGCCCACCATCGTGAGCGCCGTGCGCATTTTTTTGCGCGTGAGATTCAGGAACACGTCGTGGATCAGATCGCGCGTCCTCATGGCTTCACCGTCTCCTCAATTAATTTCCCGCTGCCGAGGCGGAACTGTCGTTGCGCTCGATCGGCCACCTCCAAATTATGCGTCACCAACAGCATTGCGATCTGATGCTCCGCATTGAGTTGCACCAGCATATCGGTAATTTCGTGTCCGGTCTTTTCGTCGAGATTGCCCGTGGGCTCATCTGCCAGCACCAGCTTGGGCCGATTGGAAAGCGCACGTGCAATCGCCACCCGCTGGCGTTCGCCGCCGGAAAGTTGATTGGGCAAATGCCCGCCGCGATGGCCGAGCCCCACAAGCTCGATCAATTCCCGCGCGCGGGCGAGGCGTTCGGTGCGTTCCATTCCGGCGAGCTTGAGCGGCACCTCCACATTTTCCTCCGCCGTGAGATGGCCCAATAAAAAGAAATCCTGAAAAATAAACCCCACCGAATCGCGCCGATACGCCGCCAGCTCATCGGCAGATTTCTTCTCCAATGCCTCACTGTGCACACTCACGCGCCCCGCCGTGGCCGTGTCCAGCCCACCCAACAGCGCCAGCAGCGTGGACTTGCCCGAACCGCTCGGCCCCACCACCGCCGCCAGTTCACCCTCGGGAACCGAAAGGCTCAAGCCATCCAAAGCCCGCACCTCTTCATCGCCCACTTGATAAATGCGCGTCAAATTTTCCGCCTCAATGGCTGCCATATGTCGCGGGTACGATGCCGAAACAGAGGGGGTTACGGCTAGTTCAAAAACACAAACTCCTTCACATTGAAGAGCGCGAGGCAGAGATCAGTCCAGGGGTTTTCGTCTCGTGGTGGGCCCTAGTCTGATCTCAGACTTCTTAAATGATCATTGAGTGCTTTTGTCTCATCATCTTGGTCATCATTAAGAAGTTTCTTAATTTTCTCAAAATTCGCTCTCTTTTCCGCATTTGGATCCACTCCTTCCACCATTTCCCATGGCCTTTCCTTTACATTACAATTGGACCATTTTTTGCGTTTGGCAAGCTCAGCCACTTTCTCCGTGCAAAATACGTCCATCACCATTTCATCAGCCCGTTTTCCAAGGAATTTATTTCTGTAACCGAATAAATCTTTTTGATTCCAGGATGCAAAATCTAAACCATAAAAGGGTTCCCATAACGGATCATCCCCAAGTATATACTCCAAAGGGGGAGTTCCATCTGCTTCTGGGCTAAAATTACACTTGCTGAAATCCACGCTCACTCCTGGCTCGGGGAGCAGGACATAGTAATCCCGAGGCGGCGGCTTTTTCCATCCATCAAGGTACTTTTTCAGTTTCAGTTTTTCACATTTCAACCCCGTTATTCCAGCCTTTTCCATATCATCAATGACGCGCTGGGAACAAACAACCGAATTATGCCAAACTGTAGGCAGGCCAAAACCAACATCCAGAAAATCAGACCACACACTTCCTGATTCAATGCAAACCCATTTCTTTCCCCGCAAAAAATCAGACCTGGATTGGCAATGAACACCGGTGCCCCCCCCCGACGCGCACAAAGCGAGCACCTCCCCACGAGCAAGTATTTTTATTAGAGTCCAAGATATAAGCTTTATCCATTATAATGCCTCATTTTCTCTATGTGTTTTCGGATTAAAAGGTCTGCTTGGTTTTCGGTGATCATTTTTGACTCTAATAGTTTTAATGGGATCATTTAGGTTATCAAACCTAGTCCAAAAACACAAACTCCTTCACGTTGAAAAGCACGTGGCAGAGATCAGCCCAGGGGGGTTCGTCTCGTGGTGGGCCCTAGTCTGATCTTAGACTTCTTAAATGATCATTGAGTGCTTTTACTTCCTCATCTTGGTCATCATTAAGAAGTTTCTTCATTTCCAAAAATTCTGCTCTCTTTTCCGCATTTGGATCCACTCCTTCCACCATTTCCCATGGCCTTTCCTTCACACTACAATTCGACCATTTCTTGCGCTTGGCCAGTTCCGCCACTTTTTCCGTGCACAACACATCCATCACCATTTCATCCGCGCGTTTACCTCCATACTTGTTGCGATACCCAAACAGATCCTTGCCATTCCACGAATCGTAATTCAGACCAAAAAACGGTTGCCAAATAGGATCGTCCCCGGTCGGCCCGCCATAAGGTGCTTCTCCGTTTCTGTCCGGGGTATAGTTACACTTGTCAATGTCTACACTAACCCCCGGTTCTGGGAGCAGAACATAGTAATCTTTGGGTGGCGGCTTTTTCCATCCAGATAGGTATTTTTTCAGTTCTACCTTCCGATAGTTTAAGCCGGTGATGGCAGCTTTCTCCATATCATCAATTACGCGCTGAGAACAAATGACTGAATGACGCCAGCAAAATGGATCTGTAAATCCTATGTCTAGAAAGCAGCACCATACACTCCCTGTTTCAATAGAAATCCAATGATCATTTTTCAAAAATGCATCTCTTTTCTGACCCATTTGGCCTGATGCGTCATCTCCCGTTTGGGCGTATCTCTCACCACCCCACGAACGAGATAACGCATCTGGTTTTATAGTAAATATTTTCGGTTTCATTTGCTGATCCATTGCGAAATAAATAGTTCAATTTGGTCACGAGCTTGACGTTCTGAAATTGTTCCTTTTTGCAAGGCTTCATCTATTTCATCAAGCATGGATTTCCATTTCAAATTGTATTTATGATGATTATGTAGTCTCCGGTGGATCGATGGAGAGAGCCATTTACCATATGCCGGATTATTCACATCAAATCCATGGGCCGCAAACTTATTTCTGAATTGATAAGGCAGGACGTGATGAGCCTGTTTGTTCTTGGGTATCGTTTTACCACTTGCACGCGCGGATTTTATCATTTCATCTCGAAGTTGGCCGTGATGTCCAACCCGCAAGATCCCTATTTCATACAGTTTTTTGCGGATGTTGAATTTCAGCCCAGCTTTGGCCATCAATTCACGTCCTAGCTTAATGCTCAGCTTTTGGGCACCTCGAATGGCATTCACCACCCTTTTGCGTTGCGTTGCGGCCAATCCCTTAAAAAGAGTGAATTCCGTTCCATCCGGCAATTTGAATTTAATCCCCCGAGCTTTGGTGCTGGCAGTCACGATAAATGGCAAATATGCTGCGGCAGCATAATAGTTGCCGTCTAATATTTCCGATGTCGCCAGCACCCAATCCAACGGCTCACTGGCTAAAGTGATGCCTGCCAGATAGAGATTAGCTACCAATGATGTACGCTGGGCTACTATTTTAACCGCTCCAAATCGAGCCAGCTGAAATGCAGAGTGCCTGTCATAATCGATCAATTCTTTTTGAATGGTCGGCAGAATTTGATGGATTTGGGTAAAGAGTTCCTGAGCGGCATCAACAACATTAGCATCTCTTAGGCCTATTTCAATGAAATGCTGGTTGTCCTTGAACCCTTGCCTGGAGTTGGCTTCTGCATTATTGAAAGTGAAACGCACTAAATCGTTTTCTTCCAGTTCACCGAGTACCTTTTCCGCAATATGTCCATATATAAAATAATACGCACTGATTACTTGGTGTTCTGTGGGTGTCTGACTTTTTCTGTTTGCATCAGAGGGAGGGCGGGGTAGGGAATCATCTGAAAGGGGGAAGAAGGTATAGTCGCTTCTGTCTACCATCTGGCCATCACTAATTACTTTTATTTCTACTTTGGAATGAGACCATGACTCCTTGGCATCTGGGGAATGTTTTTTTGCAGTGGGCAGCTTCAGGATTTCGGGAGCATATCGATAAAAAAGAAAGAGATTTGGTGTTCCTTTTTGTGTAGGATTTTCAGGGTAATAATAGCTTTTTTTTCCGTCAGGGCCTTTGATGTTGATGAGGTTGAATTCTGTTCCATCAATCAACATCTTTGGATTCTTCGGAATCCCAGCTGTTTTGCGGGCACGTGGAATGACTAAATTCCACTTTGGATTTTCGGTCATTTTTGCAATATTCGAAGTTAAGTTGACCACACACTCAAAACCGGTAACTTTCCCAATTTGGAAATATGTGCTCCCATTCACTGTGCGTTGTCCCCGTTCGCCGTGAATACACGTGCTCATTTTGTTTGTGAAAACAAAATGCAAATCACATTCAAAACTTTTCAGGTTTGAATTGTCTTTCATCGGTTCCAGTGCT contains:
- a CDS encoding ABC transporter ATP-binding protein is translated as MAAIEAENLTRIYQVGDEEVRALDGLSLSVPEGELAAVVGPSGSGKSTLLALLGGLDTATAGRVSVHSEALEKKSADELAAYRRDSVGFIFQDFFLLGHLTAEENVEVPLKLAGMERTERLARARELIELVGLGHRGGHLPNQLSGGERQRVAIARALSNRPKLVLADEPTGNLDEKTGHEITDMLVQLNAEHQIAMLLVTHNLEVADRAQRQFRLGSGKLIEETVKP
- a CDS encoding ABC transporter permease, translated to MRTRDLIHDVFLNLTRKKMRTALTMVGVIIGALAVVTTVSLGHGLSFFLDQQVRAVTNPLTVEAWPKKGGSPNRAARGMFKNIGKAPQEIKEDKKDEFFGTLKIQTIDNETVEQMRQIDGVERVQPKVFVLARSVQLDDDAREFDTIVVPWIDAGAQVLSSGPGFSSIDARECIISEAYLESMGFERPGQLMGRMVTIRVTEHPMFALVGRGGLDSSALEKIQRIATLLKDPPKNRVRMVFNLFFLLRDLANSEELKAMAEPEGEPVEFRAKVVGISKKGLLTNIVYVPDGFAMQMGRVLFNNEEMYTEKNWGMGMVLLAKSKEDVPRVKAAVKELGFRAHTMEDLIGKLHEFFATLQNIMILFGSIAFFVATFSIVNTLLMAVVERKREIGVLQALGATRAHILKMFACEAAAIGLLGGLLGGLFGWAMAQVGNTFSHYKWSHIIGSADLFVMPGWLFPALLLFTTLLGLAAGVYPAWRASRLDPVAALRYE
- a CDS encoding ABC transporter permease — its product is MKNLDYSKLLADYGNVLVLLVLCAVVSFVTMEEQSPRSEAAAERLAETIAGNNPPDATVAILVRSGEGAEKFSGNLETALTNAGLTVTTNVIGNPAAARAALESQAAPLTAIAADEHMIVFCNEQLPKLAEESPHLAKTAAYQPIKHKWPNFLKRDNLLNVLKQISIVAIIAIGMTMVIITAGIDLSVGSLIAFSGVITALTIQQLGGSDPSLTHFLLGSAAGILACAAIGFGTGGLVTLFNIPAFIVTLGVMFIAKGLAFIFSESAPVPIEGSFAWLGRGADFLGLPNSVVLMLLLYAIAHVVMTHTSIGRYIYAVGGNPEAARLSGVPVKWVLVLVYTLCGLLAGLGGVMEASLHTTGDPKSGTLVELQVIAAVVVGGTSLAGGQGKIFGTLVGALIIGVIRNGMNLTGVESHMQNVVYGVVILIAVMVDQLKNRGLKTAG
- a CDS encoding PhzF family phenazine biosynthesis protein, which encodes MSVPLYIVDAFASGPFTGNPAAVCLLETSGNAGWMQSVAAEMNLSETAFLVPRKDGFDLRWFTPVTEVDLCGHATLASAHVLWETERLPGNEPARFHTRSGVLTATRAGNWIEMDFPATPPEPIEPPPGLSDLLGSVPRYVGRTPFDLFVELTDEEELHELSPDFAALSELPVRGFIVTTRSADDQYDFLSRFFAPAAGINEDPVTGSAHCALAPYWAEQLSKANMTAYQASRRGGVVDMELAGDRVKLRGQAVTMLRGDLV